A single window of Psychromonas ingrahamii 37 DNA harbors:
- the mntA gene encoding type VII toxin-antitoxin system MntA family adenylyltransferase antitoxin: MNFKKLKPQILKLAQEYDDIEVLWLYGSYAKGCAHEHSDIDLAVVFKTWVDDVIERRIRPELLGIEWQKKLNLQEGDLSILDMNNAPIPIAMSVLKSGQLLLSKNISRQLQEQQRIMSKWEIDHLYHYKNMKVIYG, translated from the coding sequence ATGAATTTCAAAAAATTAAAACCGCAAATATTAAAACTTGCTCAAGAATATGATGATATTGAAGTACTGTGGCTTTATGGCTCTTACGCAAAAGGGTGTGCGCATGAGCATAGCGATATCGATTTAGCGGTTGTGTTTAAAACATGGGTTGATGATGTCATTGAGCGCAGAATACGTCCTGAGTTGTTAGGTATCGAATGGCAAAAAAAACTAAATTTGCAGGAAGGTGATTTAAGTATCTTAGATATGAATAATGCACCTATTCCAATCGCAATGTCAGTGCTTAAAAGTGGTCAGTTATTATTAAGTAAAAATATTTCCAGACAGCTTCAAGAACAGCAACGCATCATGTCGAAATGGGAAATAGATCATTTATATCACTACAAAAACATGAAGGTTATTTATGGATGA
- a CDS encoding YaiI/YqxD family protein, which produces MTIWIDADACPVPVREMVLRAGQRTATALVFVANSPLPVPRRALVKTVQVAQGFDVADNYISQHAVINDLVITQDIPLAAEIVEKGITALNPRGELYTEANIRQRLAMRNLSEELRSMGQISGGPNKFGDKEKQNFANALDRWLQKAKKTT; this is translated from the coding sequence ATGACAATATGGATTGATGCTGATGCTTGCCCGGTACCGGTAAGAGAGATGGTATTACGAGCAGGTCAGCGCACTGCCACTGCATTGGTTTTTGTGGCTAATTCGCCTTTACCTGTTCCCAGACGCGCATTGGTTAAAACCGTGCAGGTGGCTCAGGGCTTTGATGTGGCAGATAATTATATTAGCCAACATGCAGTGATCAATGATCTGGTGATAACGCAAGATATACCGCTGGCGGCTGAAATTGTCGAGAAAGGCATAACAGCACTTAATCCAAGGGGAGAGCTTTATACTGAGGCGAACATCCGCCAGCGTCTGGCAATGCGTAATTTATCGGAAGAGCTAAGAAGCATGGGGCAAATCAGTGGCGGCCCAAATAAATTTGGAGATAAAGAAAAACAAAACTTTGCTAATGCGTTAGATCGTTGGCTGCAAAAAGCTAAAAAAACGACCTAA
- the hepT gene encoding type VII toxin-antitoxin system HepT family RNase toxin — translation MDDTYIFSLREHLAGLKSELQGLTEITEERVLSRYEYRASERTLQVLIEACIGIAKHWCYALNKVAPADAYSAFEKLSQQGVESVNEVPWRKIIGMRNALVHDYLNIEPEIIRAVIKKATYSALFDFAESGLNQLEKIFNR, via the coding sequence ATGGATGATACCTATATCTTTTCACTGCGGGAGCACCTCGCAGGATTAAAAAGTGAATTACAAGGCTTAACTGAAATTACAGAAGAACGAGTATTAAGCCGTTATGAATATCGCGCATCGGAGCGGACACTGCAAGTACTTATAGAGGCTTGTATCGGCATCGCCAAGCATTGGTGTTATGCCCTAAATAAAGTGGCTCCCGCAGATGCTTATTCTGCTTTTGAAAAGTTATCGCAGCAAGGTGTTGAATCCGTTAATGAAGTGCCTTGGCGTAAAATAATTGGGATGAGAAATGCACTGGTACATGACTACTTGAATATCGAGCCTGAAATTATCCGAGCAGTGATAAAAAAAGCCACCTACTCAGCGCTATTTGATTTTGCTGAAAGTGGTTTAAATCAACTTGAAAAAATATTTAATAGATAA
- a CDS encoding cold-shock protein → MSTTTGTVKWFNESKGFGFIEQESGPDVFAHFSAISSTGFKTLTEGQKVQFTVTQGQKGPQAENIVAL, encoded by the coding sequence ATGTCTACAACTACTGGTACAGTAAAATGGTTCAACGAGTCTAAAGGTTTTGGTTTTATCGAGCAAGAAAGCGGTCCTGACGTTTTTGCTCATTTCAGCGCTATCTCAAGCACAGGTTTCAAAACTTTAACTGAAGGTCAAAAAGTACAGTTTACTGTTACTCAAGGTCAAAAAGGCCCACAAGCAGAAAATATCGTAGCGCTTTAA
- the nqrE gene encoding NADH:ubiquinone reductase (Na(+)-transporting) subunit E — translation MEHYISIFVRSIFMENMALAFFLGMCTFLAVSKKVKTSMGLGVAVIVVLGISVPVNQIIYFNLLAPGALAWAGFPAADLSFLGFITFIGVIAALVQILEMVLDKYFPALYQALGIYLPLITVNCAILGGVLFMVQREYNLMESLVYGVGSGVGWMLAIVLLAGIREKMKYSDVPAGLRGLGITFTTAGLMAIAFMSFSGIQL, via the coding sequence ATGGAACATTATATTAGTATCTTTGTGCGTTCTATTTTCATGGAAAATATGGCACTGGCTTTCTTTTTAGGCATGTGTACATTCCTTGCGGTTTCTAAGAAAGTGAAAACCTCAATGGGCTTGGGCGTAGCAGTTATTGTTGTGCTGGGTATTTCAGTACCGGTTAACCAGATTATCTACTTTAATCTGCTTGCGCCTGGTGCGCTGGCATGGGCCGGTTTTCCAGCCGCTGATCTTAGCTTTTTAGGTTTTATTACCTTTATCGGCGTGATCGCTGCATTAGTACAAATTCTGGAAATGGTATTGGATAAATACTTTCCGGCTTTGTATCAGGCGCTTGGTATTTACCTGCCGCTTATTACCGTTAACTGTGCCATTTTGGGTGGTGTACTCTTCATGGTACAACGCGAATATAACTTGATGGAATCGCTTGTCTATGGCGTTGGTAGTGGTGTCGGTTGGATGTTGGCTATTGTTTTATTAGCAGGTATCCGTGAAAAAATGAAATATTCAGACGTACCAGCAGGATTGCGGGGATTGGGAATTACCTTTACAACGGCAGGACTAATGGCAATCGCCTTTATGTCTTTCTCAGGTATCCAACTGTAA
- the hepT gene encoding type VII toxin-antitoxin system HepT family RNase toxin produces MKNEGLQLYLAEVLKHKKKYLTELDELREDLLADNFKSRDYLATERLLQIFTELCIGLAKHCLKKAQGHSATDAYQTFSLLKEHGLISSDQLMQWKKIIGLRNGLVHDYLNIDLLIIEHIIRQRQYLQLDVFSSKAVDILQKADV; encoded by the coding sequence ATGAAAAATGAAGGCCTGCAGCTTTACTTAGCAGAAGTACTGAAGCACAAAAAAAAATACTTAACAGAGCTAGATGAATTAAGAGAGGATCTTTTAGCTGATAACTTTAAAAGCCGAGATTACCTTGCTACAGAGCGCTTGTTGCAAATTTTTACCGAGCTATGTATTGGCCTGGCAAAACACTGTTTAAAGAAGGCACAAGGTCATTCAGCTACGGACGCCTACCAGACATTTAGCCTGTTAAAAGAGCATGGTTTGATAAGCAGCGATCAATTGATGCAATGGAAAAAGATCATTGGATTGCGAAATGGTTTAGTGCATGACTACTTAAATATCGATTTGCTTATCATCGAACATATTATTAGACAAAGACAATATTTACAACTAGATGTGTTTAGCAGCAAAGCGGTTGATATTTTGCAAAAAGCTGACGTCTAA
- the nqrF gene encoding NADH:ubiquinone reductase (Na(+)-transporting) subunit F — protein sequence MEIFLGVAMFTIIILALVVIILAAKAKLVSSGDIEISINNDADKTVITEAGGKLLGALANSGIFISSACGGGGTCGQCRVKIKSGGGDILPTELDHINKLEAKEGERLACQVSVKENMDIELPEEIFGVKKWECTVISNHNQATFIKELKLQIPDGETVPFKAGGYIQIEAPAHHVKFSDFDIEKEYRGDWEHFGFFKLESKVDDETIRAYSMANYPEEAGIIMLNVRIATPPPRDMSLPCGKMSSYIFSLKEGDKVTISGPFGEFFAKESENEMIFIGGGAGMAPMRSHIFDQFGRLKTKRKVSFWYGARSRREMFYVEDFDSIAAENKNFEWHVALSDPQKEDNWDGYTGFIHNVLLENYLKEHEAPEDCEYYMCGPPVMNAAVIAMLKDLGVEDENIALDDFGG from the coding sequence ATGGAAATATTTCTCGGCGTAGCCATGTTTACCATTATTATTTTAGCCTTAGTTGTGATCATTTTGGCGGCTAAAGCAAAATTGGTAAGTTCAGGCGATATTGAAATATCTATTAATAATGATGCGGATAAAACGGTTATTACTGAAGCTGGCGGGAAACTGCTAGGTGCTCTGGCAAATTCGGGTATCTTTATCTCTTCTGCCTGTGGTGGTGGTGGTACATGTGGTCAGTGTCGCGTTAAAATTAAATCAGGTGGGGGAGATATCCTGCCCACTGAATTAGATCATATTAATAAATTAGAGGCAAAAGAAGGTGAGCGTCTGGCTTGTCAGGTCAGTGTTAAAGAAAACATGGACATTGAATTACCCGAAGAAATCTTTGGTGTAAAAAAATGGGAATGTACTGTTATCTCTAATCATAATCAGGCAACCTTTATCAAAGAGCTTAAATTACAAATACCTGACGGAGAGACTGTTCCTTTTAAAGCGGGCGGTTATATTCAGATTGAAGCTCCAGCACACCATGTGAAATTCAGTGATTTTGATATTGAAAAGGAATATCGTGGTGACTGGGAGCATTTTGGTTTCTTTAAGCTGGAATCAAAGGTTGATGATGAAACCATTCGCGCATACTCAATGGCAAACTATCCCGAGGAAGCCGGCATAATAATGCTTAATGTGCGTATCGCAACACCGCCGCCAAGAGATATGTCATTACCCTGTGGTAAAATGTCATCGTACATTTTCAGCTTAAAAGAGGGTGATAAAGTGACTATTTCCGGACCATTTGGTGAGTTTTTTGCCAAAGAAAGCGAAAATGAAATGATCTTTATCGGTGGTGGTGCTGGAATGGCGCCAATGCGTTCACATATTTTCGATCAGTTCGGTCGTTTGAAAACTAAGCGTAAAGTCAGTTTCTGGTACGGCGCACGTTCGAGACGAGAAATGTTTTATGTCGAAGATTTTGACAGTATCGCAGCTGAAAATAAGAATTTTGAGTGGCATGTGGCGTTAAGTGATCCGCAAAAAGAAGACAACTGGGACGGTTACACTGGTTTTATTCATAATGTATTGTTGGAAAATTACTTAAAAGAGCATGAAGCGCCAGAAGACTGTGAGTATTACATGTGCGGTCCACCGGTGATGAATGCGGCTGTTATTGCAATGCTTAAAGACTTAGGTGTTGAAGATGAAAATATCGCCCTTGATGATTTTGGTGGTTAA
- a CDS encoding FAD:protein FMN transferase: MLKSVSQWLPLIGLAFFISSCAKVGPQIVEVRGNTMGTYYQVKYVLSAEQQGDSRLALKALQSDIDKRLELVNDQMSTYRPDSELSRFNRAEKSLEVSAATRQVIEASLTLFEQSNGAFDVTVGPLVNLWGFGPNKKANKVPSEELIAEKQKIVGSQYLSVNGKTISKAIPELYVDLSAIAKGYGVDVIADYLQEVGINNYLVDIGGELRLKGEKPQNTPWIVAIERPAEKQSVQRIINVGDNAIATSGNYRNYFESDDIHYSHSIDPRTGKPISHKLVSVTVINKSSMLADGLATAITVLGPESGLAFAKKYNLAVYLLVKEGDNISEYYTSEFIPFFIEEKK, translated from the coding sequence ATGCTTAAATCTGTATCACAATGGCTGCCCTTAATCGGGCTGGCCTTTTTTATTTCGTCATGTGCTAAAGTTGGCCCGCAGATTGTAGAAGTGCGCGGTAATACTATGGGCACATATTATCAGGTCAAATATGTGTTAAGTGCGGAGCAGCAGGGCGACAGCCGATTAGCACTTAAAGCGCTACAATCCGATATTGATAAGCGGCTTGAATTAGTGAATGATCAAATGTCGACCTATCGCCCGGACTCTGAATTATCCCGTTTTAATCGAGCAGAAAAGTCCTTAGAGGTGTCTGCGGCAACACGCCAAGTGATTGAAGCGTCCTTAACTTTATTTGAGCAGAGCAACGGGGCATTTGATGTGACCGTTGGTCCACTGGTGAATTTGTGGGGCTTTGGCCCAAATAAAAAAGCCAATAAAGTGCCCTCTGAAGAGTTGATTGCTGAAAAACAAAAAATCGTGGGAAGCCAGTATTTGAGTGTTAACGGCAAGACCATCAGTAAAGCAATTCCTGAGCTGTATGTCGACTTGTCAGCCATTGCCAAAGGTTACGGGGTGGATGTTATTGCCGATTATCTGCAGGAAGTGGGTATTAATAATTACCTGGTTGATATTGGTGGTGAACTCCGCTTAAAAGGGGAAAAACCTCAGAATACTCCCTGGATAGTTGCTATTGAGCGACCGGCTGAGAAGCAAAGTGTTCAGCGGATAATAAATGTGGGTGATAATGCGATAGCAACCTCGGGTAATTACCGAAATTATTTTGAGTCTGATGACATACATTATTCTCATTCCATCGATCCAAGAACCGGCAAACCTATTAGCCATAAGCTGGTATCGGTGACCGTGATTAATAAAAGCAGCATGCTAGCAGATGGTTTAGCGACTGCGATAACAGTACTCGGGCCGGAGTCCGGATTAGCCTTTGCAAAAAAATACAATTTAGCCGTTTATTTGCTGGTTAAAGAAGGTGATAATATCAGCGAATATTACACTTCCGAGTTTATACCTTTTTTTATTGAGGAGAAAAAATGA
- the nqrM gene encoding (Na+)-NQR maturation NqrM, whose translation MIYFLATFTVFLLVVVGMAIGYIFDKKTIGGSCGGLASVGIDKECDCPDPCDKRLEKEAQQLRTDRLMAAPRII comes from the coding sequence ATGATTTATTTTCTGGCAACCTTTACGGTTTTTTTACTGGTTGTGGTGGGCATGGCAATTGGTTACATTTTTGATAAAAAAACCATTGGCGGCAGCTGCGGAGGACTCGCTTCCGTTGGCATAGATAAAGAGTGTGACTGCCCTGATCCCTGTGATAAACGCCTAGAGAAAGAAGCGCAGCAGCTTAGAACCGATAGATTAATGGCCGCACCGCGTATTATATAA
- a CDS encoding capsule assembly Wzi family protein — protein MCNFNQSISRTAFFSVLLFICLQVQASPWMETDDVYLRSDLQLLADAGIVTVPVNSFPLPWREISVQIKNTSPSALAENTRQAYYHISYKINAAKKGYGNRFLKLKTAQKGLPSSFGQNNDVKWGAFSNVGIDESRFSMRISANYAQYHDKEEAQFNFDNSYFAVTTGKTNFFINTQAQWWSPSWLESISAEQRVHPAYELGLERTFVDLPLLGSVYFKTGLNQLRSSDDWKYSWRSRLSLRPVNALELSFSYFDFQEAQNKDAQDNYQQLSMDGRLSLQSMIDIPLAVYMQHIIDDSQPDFSAFLIGSDYSVLAAGMQMRFVFEYRNTKDDYLGETLDKKRYSVGSVVQMANDHQWQLFLHHNSSDNSIDSSINNPGNQLVGSYRFLIYKGMLSLSLSSSDTQENSDKVNAGLSWELHF, from the coding sequence GTGTGTAATTTTAATCAAAGCATCTCGCGCACCGCTTTTTTCAGCGTTTTATTATTCATTTGTCTGCAAGTTCAAGCAAGCCCATGGATGGAAACCGATGATGTTTATCTGCGTAGCGATTTACAATTATTAGCCGATGCCGGCATTGTTACTGTGCCTGTTAACAGCTTTCCTTTGCCGTGGCGGGAAATATCGGTACAAATAAAAAATACTTCACCATCGGCGCTTGCTGAAAATACCCGTCAGGCTTATTACCATATATCTTACAAAATTAACGCGGCTAAAAAAGGCTATGGTAATCGTTTTCTAAAACTGAAAACCGCGCAAAAAGGGTTGCCAAGCAGTTTTGGTCAAAATAACGACGTTAAGTGGGGCGCTTTTTCAAATGTTGGCATTGATGAATCCCGTTTCTCAATGCGGATCAGTGCAAATTACGCGCAGTATCATGATAAAGAAGAGGCGCAATTTAATTTCGATAACAGCTATTTTGCGGTCACTACAGGTAAAACAAACTTCTTTATTAATACCCAAGCACAGTGGTGGAGTCCAAGCTGGCTGGAGTCGATAAGTGCAGAGCAGCGTGTTCATCCTGCTTATGAATTAGGGCTAGAAAGAACCTTTGTTGATTTGCCTTTATTAGGCAGTGTTTATTTTAAAACCGGCTTAAATCAATTGCGATCCAGCGATGACTGGAAATATTCATGGCGCTCTCGTTTATCACTACGGCCGGTAAATGCACTTGAACTGTCATTCAGTTACTTTGATTTTCAAGAAGCGCAAAACAAAGATGCTCAGGATAACTATCAGCAATTAAGTATGGATGGACGCTTAAGTCTACAGTCAATGATAGATATTCCGCTGGCTGTTTATATGCAGCATATTATTGATGATTCGCAGCCGGATTTTTCAGCCTTCTTAATAGGAAGTGATTATAGTGTGCTGGCTGCGGGTATGCAGATGCGCTTTGTCTTTGAGTATCGTAATACGAAAGATGATTATTTAGGTGAAACGTTAGATAAAAAACGTTATTCAGTGGGAAGTGTTGTACAGATGGCCAATGATCATCAATGGCAGTTGTTTTTGCACCATAACAGCAGTGATAACAGCATAGATAGCAGCATAAATAACCCTGGAAATCAGTTAGTGGGTTCTTATCGCTTTCTGATTTATAAAGGTATGCTATCTTTGTCGCTTTCATCATCGGATACACAAGAAAACAGTGACAAAGTAAATGCCGGGCTGTCGTGGGAATTGCATTTTTAA
- the mntA gene encoding type VII toxin-antitoxin system MntA family adenylyltransferase antitoxin has translation MPNQADLLAAIQRLAANNQDISVVWLYGSRAADNFKSHSDFDIAIAFKNFKLSVIDKYLRPNELAIDWAIELGLPSEMLSIVDINQAPIYLAYNIIEDGQVIYETQTSRVYRERNRIYSQYEHQIIENAKNEK, from the coding sequence ATGCCAAATCAAGCTGATCTACTCGCAGCAATTCAAAGGCTCGCAGCAAATAATCAGGATATTTCTGTCGTCTGGTTATACGGCTCACGAGCAGCAGATAATTTTAAATCACACAGTGATTTTGATATTGCTATCGCATTTAAAAATTTTAAGTTATCAGTGATAGACAAATATTTAAGGCCAAATGAACTGGCAATTGACTGGGCTATTGAACTTGGATTGCCGTCAGAGATGTTAAGTATTGTTGATATAAACCAAGCGCCCATATACTTAGCTTATAACATAATAGAAGACGGGCAAGTCATATACGAAACACAAACATCTCGGGTTTATAGAGAAAGAAACAGAATATACAGCCAATACGAGCATCAAATAATAGAGAATGCCAAAAATGAAAAATGA
- a CDS encoding NADH:ubiquinone reductase (Na(+)-transporting) subunit D, producing MAKSNEIKAVLTSPIISNNPITLQILGICSALAVTSKLENAVVMTVAVLFVTAFSNFFISTIRNYIPNSVRIIVQMAIIASLVIVVDQFLRAYAFSISKQLSVYVGLIITNCIVMGRAEAFAMKNKPIASFMDGVGNGLGYGVILILVGAFRELFGSGSLYGFVILPLTSNGGWYQSNGLLLLAPSAFFIVGGIIWAVRTMRPDQVEPKE from the coding sequence ATGGCTAAATCTAATGAAATAAAAGCGGTTTTAACCTCGCCAATAATAAGCAATAACCCGATTACCTTACAGATTTTAGGGATTTGCTCCGCATTAGCCGTAACAAGTAAATTAGAAAACGCCGTTGTAATGACGGTTGCCGTGCTTTTTGTAACTGCATTTTCTAACTTTTTTATCTCTACTATTCGTAATTACATTCCCAATAGTGTCCGCATTATTGTACAGATGGCTATTATTGCGTCTTTGGTAATTGTTGTTGACCAATTCTTGAGAGCATACGCATTTTCGATCTCTAAGCAATTATCAGTATATGTTGGTTTAATTATCACTAACTGTATTGTAATGGGTCGAGCAGAAGCGTTTGCGATGAAGAATAAACCCATCGCAAGCTTTATGGATGGCGTCGGAAATGGGCTAGGTTATGGCGTGATTCTTATTCTCGTTGGCGCTTTCCGTGAGTTGTTTGGTTCCGGTTCTTTATATGGTTTCGTCATTTTACCCTTAACGTCGAATGGCGGTTGGTATCAAAGTAATGGTTTATTGCTACTAGCACCCAGTGCTTTCTTTATTGTTGGTGGAATTATCTGGGCTGTCCGGACGATGAGACCAGACCAAGTTGAGCCTAAGGAGTAA
- a CDS encoding cystathionine gamma-synthase family protein yields MSEQGFTTKIVHSDHLLELEYGAIHAPIHNSVPYGFQDVQGLIDVFQGTKPGHAYARSSTPTIDALQHKIKQMDNGIATLVFSCGMSAIVTTFLTLLKTGDHLICSHYLFGNTRSMIGTLQGYGIEVTFVDSTDIEQVKAAQQPNTRMLFVETIANPATQISALDEIGDFCEAQGLVYIVDNTLTSSYLFDAIKVKASLIITSLSKYVAGHGNALGGSVTDTGLFDWQTYPNIFEAYRTGDSKMWGIGQIKKKGLRDMGACISSQTAHLISVGSETMELRMQRQCKNAGILAEFLAQHPKVAKVYYPGLKDHPQHQRAKRLFKHFGAMLSFDLIEGEDCCELLNKLKLVISATHLGDNRTLALPVAPTIYHEMGLETRQKMGISETMVRCSIGIENTADLIADFEQALA; encoded by the coding sequence ATGTCAGAACAAGGATTTACAACAAAAATAGTGCATTCAGACCATCTTCTGGAGTTAGAATATGGTGCAATACATGCTCCCATCCATAATTCTGTCCCCTACGGTTTCCAAGACGTGCAGGGTTTAATTGATGTTTTCCAAGGTACAAAGCCAGGTCATGCTTATGCGCGCTCATCCACACCCACTATTGATGCATTGCAGCATAAAATAAAACAGATGGACAATGGCATCGCGACGCTGGTTTTTTCATGCGGCATGTCCGCAATAGTCACCACGTTTTTAACCCTGTTAAAAACCGGTGATCACCTTATCTGCAGCCATTATCTTTTTGGCAATACCAGAAGCATGATCGGCACACTTCAAGGTTACGGTATTGAAGTTACTTTTGTAGATTCAACTGATATTGAACAAGTAAAAGCCGCACAGCAACCCAATACCCGGATGCTTTTTGTCGAAACCATCGCTAATCCCGCCACTCAAATTAGCGCCTTAGATGAAATTGGTGATTTTTGTGAAGCGCAGGGTTTAGTCTATATTGTTGATAATACATTGACCTCCAGTTACCTATTTGATGCAATAAAAGTCAAAGCCAGCCTGATTATCACATCTCTTTCTAAATACGTTGCCGGACATGGTAATGCGTTGGGTGGCTCAGTCACCGATACGGGATTATTTGATTGGCAAACTTACCCAAATATCTTCGAAGCTTACCGCACGGGCGACAGTAAAATGTGGGGCATAGGCCAAATAAAGAAAAAAGGCTTAAGGGATATGGGAGCTTGTATCAGTTCACAAACCGCGCACCTTATTTCAGTCGGCAGCGAAACAATGGAACTGCGTATGCAGCGCCAGTGTAAAAACGCAGGTATATTAGCTGAATTCTTAGCGCAGCACCCGAAAGTTGCCAAAGTCTATTATCCGGGACTAAAAGATCACCCTCAACACCAAAGAGCGAAACGTTTATTTAAACACTTTGGCGCCATGTTAAGTTTTGATCTTATTGAAGGCGAAGACTGTTGTGAGTTATTAAATAAACTAAAATTGGTGATCAGCGCAACCCACCTCGGTGATAACCGTACCCTCGCATTACCCGTTGCACCAACCATCTACCATGAGATGGGACTTGAGACCCGCCAGAAAATGGGCATCAGTGAGACTATGGTACGTTGTTCAATCGGTATCGAAAATACCGCCGACTTAATAGCTGATTTCGAGCAGGCATTGGCTTAA
- the dcd gene encoding dCTP deaminase → MRLCDTHIEEYLDAGKIVITPRPPKSAISGVSVDIRLGNEFRVFSEHTTPYIDLSGPKEEVSSALDKVMSEPIIIAKNESFFLHPGELALAVTYENVTLPDDIVGWLDGRSSLARLGLMVHVTAHRIDPGWSGKIVLEFYNSGKIPLALRPEMTIAALNFEVLSAPAARPYNKRVDAKYQVQQGAVASRINQDN, encoded by the coding sequence ATGCGTTTGTGTGATACTCATATTGAAGAATATTTAGATGCTGGAAAAATTGTGATCACGCCAAGACCACCAAAATCTGCAATTTCAGGCGTCAGCGTCGACATTCGTTTAGGTAATGAATTCAGAGTCTTTAGCGAACATACAACCCCGTATATTGACCTTTCCGGACCGAAAGAAGAAGTATCTTCCGCACTTGATAAAGTCATGAGCGAACCTATTATTATTGCCAAAAACGAATCATTTTTCCTCCATCCAGGGGAACTGGCACTGGCTGTGACCTATGAAAATGTCACTTTACCGGACGATATTGTGGGCTGGTTGGATGGCCGTTCTTCACTGGCGCGTTTAGGGCTGATGGTACATGTTACAGCGCATCGAATTGATCCGGGCTGGTCAGGAAAAATCGTTTTAGAGTTTTATAACAGTGGTAAAATACCTCTGGCTTTGCGACCTGAAATGACTATCGCCGCTTTAAATTTTGAAGTCTTATCCGCGCCCGCCGCCAGACCCTATAACAAACGTGTTGATGCCAAATACCAGGTTCAGCAGGGTGCCGTCGCCAGCCGTATCAACCAAGACAACTAA